One genomic segment of Belonocnema kinseyi isolate 2016_QV_RU_SX_M_011 chromosome 2, B_treatae_v1, whole genome shotgun sequence includes these proteins:
- the LOC117168086 gene encoding lysozyme c-1-like encodes MRSCPLLITGLTLIVWRTQAKILTQCEAAEALIKGNISRTFISNFVCVMQNESGLDTRKITGPKAQSSFSYGVFQINSAKWCTRGRVGGICNQKCENFADDDIQDDVKCAKKIQEMEGFKHWEGWMKKCKNKPLPNISGCKRRKRSVGESAPGKVSCAN; translated from the coding sequence ATGCGCTCTTGCCCTCTGCTGATCACTGGGCTAACTCTCATCGTTTGGAGAACTCAGGCGAAGATTTTGACCCAGTGCGAGGCCGCTGAGGCACTCATCAAAGGTAACATCTCTAGGACATTCATCAGCAATTTCGTCTGTGTCATGCAGAACGAGAGTGGACTCGATACCCGGAAAATAACTGGTCCCAAGGCCCAGTCCAGCTTCTCCTACGGTGTCTTCCAGATCAACAGTGCAAAGTGGTGTACCAGGGGTCGAGTGGGtggaatttgcaaccagaaatgTGAGAACTTTGCTGATGACGATATCCAGGACGACGTCAAGTGtgcgaaaaaaattcaagaaatggaGGGGTTCAAGCATTGGGAGGGCTGGATGAAGAAGTGCAAGAATAAACCCCTTCCCAACATCTCTGGCTGCAAACGACGCAAGCGATCAGTAGGAGAATCTGCTCCAGGAAAAGTTTCCTGTGCTAATTAA